The Pochonia chlamydosporia 170 chromosome 1, whole genome shotgun sequence genome window below encodes:
- a CDS encoding kinase domain-containing protein — protein MASERESRIDLGRLGTQPSGRQPETKHNAGVSSNSPAQNRLKKVPQQGETPHGKTTAALSKKPKSPWTGYIKLYSLQFGASDYFQVAEEVFKKKDSNPDHNPVVIVKSFSNAEAKSCMQYIQRINHKNFVPVRNFFSTNGESFIAFEFMPLSLSELAGHPLMDDCRLASILGQIVDGLVYLDDHCLEHTQLTCSNILVDTAGNVKLWAQEHVQGGSDRKRHVQGLRRIAIQLIQGYIDEDEPDGPGGIPQCPDGLKFVSDMERASSTESLKKHSLLQLPWHKSRLAGMISLVHIWVDRGYKFHP, from the exons ATGGCTTCCGAAAGAGAATCTAGAATTGATCTAGGTAGGTTGGGAACACAACCCAGTGGCCGCCAGCCTGAAACGAAGCACAATGCCGGTGTATCCAGTAACAGTCCCGCGCAAAATCGCTTGAAGAAGGTTCCACAGCAGGGCGAGACACCCCACGGCAAAACAACTGCAGCTCTTTCCAAGAAGCCCAAGTCTCCTTGGACGGGCTACATTAAACTCTATAGCCTTCAGTTTGGAGCTAGTGATTACTTCCAAGTGGCCGAGGAGGTTTTCAAGAAGAAAGACTCTAATCCAGATCATAACCCTGTTGTGATTGTAAAGTCTTTCTCCAATGCTGAGGCTAAGTCATGCATGCAATACATACAACGAATCAATCACAAAAACTTCGTCCCGGTCAGGaacttcttctccaccaaCGGAGAATCTTTTATTGCTTTTGAGTTTATGCCGCTCTCACTCTCGGAACTTGCTGGCCATCCGCTCATGGATGACTGCAGGTTGGCTTCTATCCTGGGACAG ATCGTCGACGGGCTGGTGTATTTGGACGATCATTGTCTGGAACACACTCAACTTACATGTTCTAACATTCTAGTTGACACCGCGGGCAACGTGAAACTAT GGGCACAGGAACATGTTCAGGGTGGCTCAGACCGCAAAAGGCATGTGCAAGGTCTGCGCCGCATAGCGATACAGTTGATACAAGGCTATATCGACGAAGATGAGCCCGACGGCCCAGGCGGGATACCGCAGTGTCCGGACGGACTCAAATTCGTCTCTGACATGGAGAGGGCATCAAGCACGGAATCACTGAAAAAG CATTCACTACTGCAACTTCCTTGGCATAAAAGTCGGCTCGCCGGTATGATATCACTTGTACACATTTGGGTTGATCGCGGATACAAATTTCATCCTTAA
- a CDS encoding slyX domain-containing protein, whose product MRNTAFGVISSRIRAEKALKYLGTAQIELDVLSFPNSDGPDVNNIERLRKLFRLQRDFKPGELQNRIPAVIDQNRLHDALTDSALSLEALLPIDQNYPKLDFPPGFQLECLRGEDRVEAVKGLFRSSSQRWVVDLFAADISIEAKRDIEEEYGSERKLDDGEIYYKIRKYQGIFGQEDPYFEQRWWARIATLPDAKTKKSCLDQLIAHRKFSRAFDAFHHIPALYSGLRLSVVGKMISTRCHEELLAYLRHIKAFWYYIFDGNEMAMERLDRESVQALEHKAPGACQKEARLLYGRIRSGDILGPFSDVEREQIWLRLCSTTTESLIPSLQGFFENLKYIKLAADCMKRLVRLEGKDTIRHALENAYLDGDQSSDDCLVQVSGPAMKLVRASGIDNFDVLYRQLWLFAIREHADMPAEVKRKKSGAGTAHADETVLFQFASLAHKLGFRTDEIDDILRRSPDREIARRLLITARKPALFQYEDIESCITMVESVIARARPVPNDNAENEYVIEDDGKPPERSGPPAVTDMARDKRFMYLDVLHGALPRQDPNLTSLFIQRSTYFAFFGRDIGLCIENINAAQSVQGAVDVNLQLEGNPNYHSIQSRAESEVRVAEEGQQRRLDDITRKVADAESHLEHLERKQNEHQGTIEQLQSTITAKQNSLEALRREEAELQERLHGFRGTEAEQIIRLETLQNNVQDRQSQISELDRRRTDLGEEIRLDLLSADRQNHSAQEEDQRIRLLQLTDQAIEKQNSVNQLAALHRQKEQETQRLEEERQRLQSVVDDLTLKKSLLSEEEQARAASFAETERERKSVVDKLSAKELELRQNIDYLETCLQQLKRKINDATEDEKVLRLTVERLRETENTVAGSDGVQERGRAALGTLVRQTLNANEEPEDFDTPDESPVGPSEVAGQVIRQARPVPLDAPLEEVAIQFKLFEDGDWRVKHEVTVDPREPSEVRRVANKYVRKRFGLFNSNSKALTPETCFERVTSNGTNTIHLIPEWTVNRKGPGEAEPRKRNR is encoded by the exons ATGCGCAACACTGCTTTCGGAGTTATATCGAGCCGTATACGAGCCGAAAAGGCTCTCAAATATCTCGGAACGGCTCAGATTGAACTTGATGTTCTGTCTTTTCCAAATTCTGACGGGCCTGATGTCAATAACATTGAGAGGCTAAGAAAGCTTTTCAGATTACAGCGTGATTTCAAACCTGGCGAGCTACAAAACAGGATACCTGCAGTAATTGATCAAAATCGGCTTCATGACGCCCTTACGGACTCTGCGTTATCGCTGGAGGCATTGCTGCCAATTGATCAAAACTATCCAAAACTTGATTTCCCTCCTGGGTTTCAACTGGAATGTCTCCGAGGCGAAGATCGAGTAGAGGCAGTCAAAGGTCTCTTCAGGTCGTCCAGTCAACGCTGGGTCGTGGATCTTTTTGCTGCGG ACATAAGTATCGAGGCAAAACGAGACATAGAAGAAGAATATGGAAGCGAAAGAAAATTGGATGATGGAGAGATCTACTACAAGATACGCAAGTACCAAGGAATATTTGGGCAGGAAGACCCCTACTTTGAGCAGCGATGGTGGGCGCGGATTGCCACGTTGCCGGATGCAAAGACTAAAAAAAGTTGCCTTGATCAACTTATCGCACATCGCAAATTCTCACGGGCATTTGACGCTTTCCATCACATCCCGGCTCTGTACTCTGGGCTGAGACTGAGTGTGGTGGGCAAAATGATATCTACAAGATGTCATGAA GAACTGCTCGCCTACTTGAGACATATTAAAGCCTTTTGGTATTATATTTTTGACGGAAATgaaatggcaatggaaagGCTCGACAGAGAGTCAGTTCAGGCCTTGGAACATAAAGCACCAGGGGCTTGTCAGAAAGAAGCCCGGCTGTTGTATGGCCGGATTCGTAGTGGTGATATCCTCGGCCCGTTCAGTGACGTGGAGAGGGAGCAAATCTGGTTGAGACTATGTTCCACTACCACCGAGAGCCTGATCCCGTCACTACAAGGATTCTTTGAGAACCTCAAATACATCAAACTGGCGGCAGACTGCATGAAGAGGCTGGTGAGGCTGGAAGGCAAAGACACCATCCGACATGCTCTGGAAAATGCGTATCTTGATGGGGATCAAAGTAGTGACGACTGTTTGGTGCAAGTTTCTGGACCAGCCATGAAACTGGTTCGAGCCAGTGGAATAGATAACTTCGATGTGCTGTACCGACAACTTTGGCTCTTTGCGATACGTGAACATGCCGACATGCCTGCCGAAGTGAAGAGAAAAAAATCAGGCGCGGGGACTGCGCACGCCGACGAGACTGTGTTGTTTCAATTCGCTTCTCTGGCACATAAGCTTGGATTCAGGACCGACGAAATCGATGATATACTGCGACGTAGCCCAGATCGGGAGATCGCTCGTCGGCTGCTTATCACAGCACGCAAACCGGCACTGTTCCAATATGAGGACATTGAATCGTGCATTACGATGGTTGAGAGTGTAATAGCAAGGGCTCGACCAGTACCAAATGACAATGCGGAGAATGAGTATGTCATTGAGGACGACGGCAAACCTCCTGAGCGAAGTGGACCGCCAGCTGTGACGGACATGGCTCGAGATAAGCGTTTCATGTACTTAGACGTACTACATGGCGCATTGCCAAGACAAGACCCGAATTTAACGTCATTATTCATTCAGAGATCCACGTATTTTGCATTTTTTGGAAGAGATATTGGGCTATGCATTGAAAATATCAACGCAGCACAAAGCGTGCAGGGAGCAGTTGATGTAAATTTACAGTTGGAAGGTAACCCGAACTACCATTCAATTCAGAGCCGGGCGGAGTCAGAAGTACGTGTGGCAGAGGAAGGGCAGCAAAGGCGATTAGATGATATTACACGCAAGGTTGCAGACGCAGAGTCCCATCTAGAGCATCTCGAACGGAAGCAGAATGAACACCAGGGCACTATCGAGCAGCTTCAGAGCACCATAACagccaaacaaaacagtcTTGAGGCCCTCAGGCGCGAGGAGGCCGAACTACAAGAGAGGCTCCATGGGTTTCGGGGAACAGAAGCGGAGCAAATCATCAGACTCGAAACCCTCCAAAACAACGTGCAGGACAGACAGTCTCAGATCAGCGAACTCGACAGGAGGCGAACGGATTTGGGCGAGGAGATACGGCTTGATCTTCTTTCAGCCGACCGTCAAAACCACAGCGCTCAGGAAGAGGATCAAAGAATTCGATTACTGCAGCTTACCGATCAAGCGATTGAGAAACAGAATAGTGTCAATCAGCTTGCGGCTCTTCATCGGCAGAAAGAACAGGAAACACAACGACTAGAGGAGGAACGACAAAGGCTACAGTCCGTGGTGGACGATCTCactttgaagaagagcctGCTGAGTGAGGAAGAGCAAGCCAGAGCGGCATCGTTCGCAGAGACGGAAAGGGAGCGAAAGTCTGTAGTCGATAAATTGAGCGCAAAGGAGCTTGAACTCCGACAAAATATCGACTATCTGGAGACATGCCTACAGCAACTCAAAAGGAAGATCAACGATGCCACGGAGGATGAGAAGGTGTTGCGGTTGACGGTTGAGCGCCTCAGAGAGACAGAAAACACTGTCGCCGGTAGCGATGGAGTGCAAGAGAGAGGTCGAGCGGCCTTAGGTACTTTGGTAAGGCAGACGCTGAACGCGAATGAAGAGCCAGAAGACTTCGATACGCCTGACGAGTCCCCTGTGGGACCTTCTGAAGTAGCTGGGCAGGTGATTCGACAGGCAAGGCCG GTACCACTAGACGCGCCACTAGAAGAAGTGGCCATTCAATTCAAGCTCTTTGAGGATGGGGATTGGAGGGTAAAACATGAAGTGACTGTAGACCCTCGAGAACCTTCCGAGGTCAGGAGAGTTGCTAACAAGTATGTTCGGAAGAGGTTTGGGTTGTTCAATAGCAATAGTAAAGCCCTCACTCCAGAGACATGTTTTGAGCGAGTGACATCTAATGGCACAAACACGATCCATCTGATTCCGGAATGGACAGTCAATAGAAAAGGACCTGGAGAAGCAGAGCCTCGCAAGCGCAATAGATAA